The following are encoded in a window of Salinigranum halophilum genomic DNA:
- a CDS encoding histidine kinase N-terminal 7TM domain-containing protein, producing MSSASLLTAVLLVTVFVGTTAAFLAWRERPEPGATALVALLVGQCWWSVFFVFELQAMTLGAKVFWSDVQWAGVVVIPVAWLAFALEYTGYDRYLTRRSLVALSVVPVLTVVFAATDDLHTVLYLDSTLVVEGGMAVLSRTPGVWFWVIAGYTYLLGLLGSIPILQFVRSDALAFRGQSAALLIGTVAPWASNVLFLVGGSPLPGLDPTPVAFAVSGVAYLGALTRFRLLGTSPSPNHRARRLVFERMHERAVVVDSHDYVVDLNESAAAALDTAPHEALGRPAASVIPQYETLPMDGPAEGTLTLPADDNQYDVTATRITDSRGRTIGRVITFHDISDYLRQQQRLEVLNRVLRHNIRNETNVIYGYADLVGDTAGSHEADIIKERALSIDAMSRKARDILDVFENARRPVTAVPLAELLDQSLAAVRADYPEVTLECGELPGVSVSNVLAPVFSNAIENAAEHNTSANPWVRIDVDRDGDVVHVVVRDNGPTIDEYERSVLERGTETPLEHGSGLGLWLIAWGSQIAGGTVTFAENDPTGSVVTVEAPVLSEATPPTRDPLAVAGDDDDDPNAASGDETTLSRR from the coding sequence GTGTCTTCCGCCAGTCTCCTGACGGCGGTGCTACTGGTCACCGTCTTCGTCGGCACGACGGCCGCGTTCCTCGCGTGGCGTGAGCGACCGGAACCGGGAGCGACGGCGCTCGTCGCACTCCTCGTCGGGCAGTGTTGGTGGTCGGTCTTCTTCGTCTTCGAACTCCAGGCGATGACGCTCGGGGCGAAGGTCTTCTGGTCGGACGTCCAGTGGGCCGGCGTCGTCGTCATTCCCGTCGCCTGGCTGGCGTTCGCACTCGAGTACACCGGATACGACCGCTATCTCACGCGGCGCTCGCTCGTGGCGCTCTCGGTCGTTCCCGTCCTCACAGTCGTGTTCGCCGCGACCGACGACCTCCACACCGTCCTCTATCTCGACTCCACCCTCGTCGTCGAGGGGGGGATGGCCGTCCTCAGCCGGACGCCGGGCGTCTGGTTCTGGGTCATCGCGGGCTACACGTACCTCCTCGGACTGCTCGGGTCGATTCCGATCCTCCAGTTCGTCCGGAGCGACGCGCTCGCGTTCCGTGGGCAGAGCGCCGCGCTCCTCATCGGGACGGTGGCGCCGTGGGCGAGCAACGTGCTCTTTCTCGTCGGCGGGAGCCCGCTCCCGGGTCTCGACCCGACGCCCGTCGCCTTCGCCGTCTCCGGTGTCGCGTATCTCGGCGCGCTCACGCGCTTTCGCCTCCTCGGCACGAGCCCGTCACCGAACCACCGGGCGCGCCGTCTCGTCTTCGAACGCATGCACGAGCGGGCGGTCGTCGTCGACAGCCACGACTACGTGGTCGACCTGAACGAGAGCGCCGCGGCGGCGCTCGACACTGCCCCGCACGAGGCGCTCGGCCGCCCGGCCGCGTCCGTCATCCCGCAGTACGAGACCCTGCCGATGGACGGGCCCGCGGAAGGGACGCTCACGCTGCCCGCCGACGACAACCAGTACGACGTCACGGCGACGCGTATCACCGACTCCCGCGGCCGCACTATCGGTCGGGTCATCACCTTCCACGACATCAGCGACTACCTCCGCCAGCAGCAGCGTCTCGAGGTGCTGAACCGGGTCCTCAGACACAACATCCGCAACGAGACGAACGTCATCTACGGCTACGCCGACCTCGTGGGTGACACCGCCGGCAGCCACGAGGCGGACATCATCAAAGAGCGTGCGCTGTCTATCGACGCGATGAGTCGGAAGGCCCGCGACATCCTCGACGTCTTCGAGAACGCCCGCCGACCCGTCACGGCCGTCCCGCTCGCGGAACTCCTCGACCAGAGTCTCGCCGCCGTCCGGGCCGACTACCCCGAGGTCACTCTCGAGTGTGGCGAGCTTCCGGGTGTCAGCGTCTCGAACGTCCTCGCGCCGGTCTTCTCGAACGCTATCGAGAACGCCGCCGAGCACAACACCAGCGCGAACCCGTGGGTCCGAATCGACGTCGACCGCGACGGCGACGTGGTGCACGTCGTCGTCCGCGACAACGGCCCGACGATAGACGAGTACGAACGCTCGGTCCTCGAACGGGGGACGGAGACGCCGCTGGAACACGGCAGCGGGCTCGGTCTCTGGCTCATCGCCTGGGGGTCACAGATCGCCGGCGGGACGGTCACGTTCGCGGAGAACGACCCGACCGGGTCGGTCGTCACCGTCGAGGCACCTGTCCTCTCGGAGGCGACGCCCCCGACCCGCGACCCGCTCGCCGTCGCCGGCGACGACGACGATGACCCGAACGCCGCGTCGGGAGACGAGACGACGCTGTCTCGACGCTGA
- a CDS encoding CBS domain-containing protein yields the protein MEDIFVGRLMSAPVETVRPNATLGEAAAQLLEHNIGSVVVVDDDGHLEGILTATDFVRLAAEDAVASDVRVEEYMSTDVVTTTANDPITSVADTMIDNRFHHVPVVDDEEGVVGIITTTDLTAYVSGR from the coding sequence ATGGAGGATATCTTCGTCGGCCGACTCATGTCCGCGCCCGTCGAGACCGTCAGACCGAACGCGACCCTCGGGGAGGCGGCCGCACAGCTGTTAGAACACAACATCGGCTCGGTGGTAGTCGTCGACGACGACGGCCACCTCGAGGGAATCTTGACCGCGACGGACTTCGTCCGCCTCGCCGCCGAGGACGCCGTCGCCAGCGACGTACGCGTCGAGGAGTACATGTCGACCGACGTCGTCACGACGACGGCGAACGACCCCATCACGAGCGTCGCGGACACGATGATCGACAACCGCTTCCACCACGTCCCGGTCGTCGACGACGAGGAGGGCGTCGTCGGTATCATCACCACGACGGACCTCACCGCCTACGTCTCCGGGCGCTGA
- a CDS encoding site-2 protease family protein codes for METLPANAPAPEAFTDYFHVYEVSVDDDEIRYYGEPLAPQEAVVQRLAPAFRERGYRVRVERTLGEHVLVAERRSPGVDGVPWTNVALFVATVVTTLLAGAGWYGIPITETPLRAVEAWPFAASVLGVLAIHELGHYVMSRYHDVEASLPYFIPVPTLLGTLGAVIRMNDHIPSRRALFDIGVAGPLAGLVATVVVTAVGVSLPPIQTASMVGGGAAATAATQVQLGYPPLIQLVAWAVGQPLSYAEPGVVVNPVVVGGWVGAFVTFLNLLPVGQLDGAHVTRALVGDALSRVQQLVPVALFGLAGYLYVFEGGQAVGIWVLWGFIALIFGRVSGVTPLDRSPVGKGRWALGLLTLVLGVLSFTPIPLVVGA; via the coding sequence ATGGAGACGCTGCCGGCGAACGCGCCCGCCCCGGAGGCGTTCACCGACTACTTCCACGTCTACGAAGTGAGCGTCGACGACGACGAGATCAGATACTACGGCGAGCCGCTGGCCCCACAGGAGGCCGTGGTCCAGCGACTCGCCCCGGCCTTCCGCGAGCGCGGCTACCGCGTCCGCGTCGAGCGGACGCTGGGCGAGCACGTCCTCGTCGCCGAGAGGCGCTCTCCCGGCGTCGACGGCGTCCCGTGGACGAACGTCGCCCTGTTCGTCGCCACTGTCGTCACGACGCTGCTGGCGGGGGCAGGCTGGTACGGCATCCCGATAACCGAGACGCCGCTCCGGGCTGTCGAGGCGTGGCCGTTCGCCGCGTCGGTCCTCGGCGTGCTCGCGATACACGAACTCGGCCACTACGTCATGAGCCGATACCACGACGTTGAGGCGTCGCTCCCCTACTTCATCCCCGTTCCCACGCTGCTCGGGACGCTCGGCGCGGTCATCCGGATGAACGACCACATCCCCAGCCGTCGCGCGCTGTTCGACATCGGCGTCGCCGGCCCGCTCGCCGGACTGGTCGCGACCGTCGTCGTCACGGCCGTGGGCGTGTCACTGCCGCCGATCCAGACCGCTTCGATGGTCGGCGGGGGTGCGGCGGCGACGGCCGCGACGCAGGTCCAACTCGGCTATCCGCCGCTCATCCAGCTGGTGGCGTGGGCGGTCGGTCAACCCCTCTCGTACGCGGAGCCGGGAGTGGTGGTCAACCCCGTCGTCGTCGGCGGGTGGGTCGGCGCGTTCGTCACCTTCCTCAACCTCCTCCCGGTGGGCCAACTCGACGGCGCGCACGTCACCCGCGCGCTCGTCGGCGACGCGCTCTCCAGGGTCCAACAGCTCGTCCCCGTCGCGCTGTTCGGCCTCGCGGGCTACCTCTACGTGTTCGAGGGAGGGCAGGCGGTGGGCATCTGGGTGTTGTGGGGCTTCATCGCCCTCATCTTCGGCCGGGTCAGCGGCGTGACGCCGCTCGACAGGTCACCCGTGGGGAAGGGTCGCTGGGCGCTCGGACTCCTCACGCTCGTGCTCGGCGTGCTCTCGTTCACCCCGATTCCGCTCGTGGTCGGGGCGTGA
- a CDS encoding conditioned medium-induced protein 4 — MTDRIDHLRDIYSRLGGAPSFTEAQQTPRGTVRADADVDRDVLAVIDELRERSGFRTTLSDADLVSVVRGFYAGRSDTALAAALGVSTATVFRARMNLHLFAPTDAPPELDPLVRRLRGGAAVDAVAADADVPRAVVERLARLLTAREAARRVNYRYTTEFADLLDAGAADHELDQQVWGDRRALVDAHD, encoded by the coding sequence ATGACTGACCGGATCGACCACCTCAGAGACATCTACTCTCGCCTCGGGGGCGCTCCGTCGTTCACCGAGGCCCAACAGACGCCCCGCGGGACCGTCCGTGCCGACGCCGACGTCGACCGAGACGTCCTCGCGGTCATCGACGAACTGCGCGAGCGGAGCGGCTTCCGCACGACGCTCTCCGACGCCGACCTCGTGTCCGTCGTCCGCGGCTTCTACGCGGGGCGCTCCGACACGGCGCTCGCCGCCGCCCTCGGCGTCTCGACGGCCACGGTGTTCCGCGCACGGATGAACCTCCACCTGTTCGCGCCGACGGACGCTCCGCCGGAACTCGACCCGCTGGTCCGTCGCCTCCGTGGGGGTGCCGCCGTCGACGCCGTCGCGGCCGACGCCGACGTCCCCCGGGCGGTGGTCGAACGCCTCGCCCGACTGCTGACGGCGCGGGAGGCGGCCCGCCGCGTGAACTACCGCTACACGACGGAGTTCGCCGACCTGCTCGACGCCGGCGCGGCGGACCACGAACTCGACCAGCAGGTGTGGGGCGACCGTCGCGCACTCGTCGACGCCCACGACTGA
- a CDS encoding sporulation protein encodes MKRLLSSIGIGAATVDTVLSQAAVRPGEQVELAVDLAGGDVAQRIDGLYFTLKAESGGDEWVVDRYSFDGSFVIEPGEERTEPVSIFVPSWTPITRGGPRVWLETGLEIDWAVDPTDTDDVVVEPGSYVAALFEAAADLGFEFASSTMEETPWLDDRPFAQRLVFTPGERFERQVEALVLTTIPRDDDLRLYIQVDTRDQVADAVGQDFNEQELSVTVTYANPEMIARRITSTIDEFT; translated from the coding sequence ATGAAGCGGCTGCTCTCGAGTATCGGCATCGGTGCGGCGACCGTCGATACGGTCCTTTCGCAGGCGGCTGTCCGCCCCGGCGAGCAGGTCGAACTCGCCGTCGACCTCGCCGGCGGCGACGTCGCCCAGCGCATCGACGGGCTCTACTTCACCCTGAAGGCCGAGTCCGGCGGTGACGAGTGGGTCGTCGACCGGTACAGCTTCGACGGCTCGTTCGTCATCGAACCCGGCGAGGAGCGGACCGAGCCGGTGAGCATCTTCGTCCCGTCGTGGACGCCGATCACGCGCGGCGGTCCGCGGGTCTGGCTGGAGACGGGCTTGGAGATCGACTGGGCCGTCGACCCGACCGACACCGACGACGTCGTGGTCGAACCCGGCTCGTACGTCGCGGCGCTATTCGAGGCCGCCGCCGACCTCGGCTTCGAGTTCGCCTCCTCGACGATGGAGGAGACGCCGTGGCTCGACGACCGGCCGTTCGCTCAGCGTCTCGTCTTCACGCCGGGAGAACGCTTCGAGCGCCAGGTGGAGGCGCTCGTCCTCACGACCATCCCGCGCGACGACGACCTCCGACTCTACATCCAGGTGGACACGCGCGACCAGGTCGCCGACGCGGTCGGCCAGGACTTCAACGAGCAGGAACTGTCGGTGACGGTCACCTACGCCAACCCGGAGATGATCGCCCGCCGAATCACCTCGACCATCGACGAGTTCACGTAG
- a CDS encoding methyl-accepting chemotaxis protein translates to MRLTPHLSVLSTTGHENAHDSTDDGPRAGLADEEAAAAERTAALEAYQRTVLDDLQDKVARLADGDLTVTADVPEPHADYPELHTAYEEFGQLSANLTRATTNIRVVVDEATNVSDDLSDTSQDVSASTEEVTSAVESIESSTAEVADGSERLATQTQTASQNVDDLSASIEQITASSQEIRARSEEATALVEGGADDTRRALDRIRSATQASREVAQEMDALEERMSEVNNIVDLIVSIADQTNLLALNANIEAARAGDAGEGFAVVADEVKSLARESQDSADDIADIITELQSQSEEVVESIRSANTEVEEGADAVEDVVSTLTQIRERVEQTDRGVEEISDAVETQAHNTERVSSVVEESSALAEEMSASIQQVSASVDEQSTAMEQISNTALRLSSRGESLHELVDAFRVDSDDSAALDDLADDIDDLSA, encoded by the coding sequence ATGAGACTCACCCCACACCTCTCGGTGCTCTCGACGACGGGACACGAGAACGCACACGACAGCACGGACGACGGGCCACGGGCGGGATTGGCCGACGAAGAGGCTGCAGCGGCCGAGCGCACGGCGGCACTCGAGGCGTACCAGCGCACGGTGCTCGACGACCTCCAGGACAAGGTCGCTCGCCTCGCCGACGGTGACCTCACGGTCACGGCGGACGTCCCCGAACCGCACGCCGACTACCCGGAACTCCACACGGCGTACGAGGAGTTCGGCCAACTCTCGGCGAACCTCACCCGGGCGACGACGAACATCCGTGTGGTCGTCGACGAGGCGACGAACGTCTCCGACGACCTCTCCGACACCAGCCAGGACGTCAGCGCCTCCACGGAGGAGGTGACCTCCGCCGTCGAATCGATCGAGTCGTCGACGGCAGAGGTCGCCGACGGGTCGGAGCGACTCGCCACGCAGACGCAGACGGCGAGTCAGAACGTCGACGACCTCTCGGCGTCCATCGAACAGATAACCGCCTCGTCACAGGAGATTCGCGCGCGCTCGGAGGAGGCGACGGCGCTCGTCGAAGGGGGCGCTGACGACACACGCCGCGCACTCGACCGAATCCGCTCGGCGACCCAGGCCTCGCGCGAGGTGGCCCAGGAGATGGACGCCCTGGAAGAGCGGATGTCGGAGGTGAACAACATCGTCGACCTCATCGTCTCCATCGCGGACCAGACGAACCTCCTGGCGCTCAACGCGAACATCGAGGCCGCGCGTGCGGGCGACGCGGGTGAAGGCTTCGCCGTCGTCGCCGACGAGGTGAAGTCACTCGCCAGAGAGTCACAGGACTCCGCCGACGACATCGCCGACATCATCACCGAACTGCAGAGCCAGTCCGAGGAGGTCGTCGAGAGCATCCGGAGCGCCAACACGGAGGTAGAAGAGGGTGCGGACGCGGTCGAGGACGTCGTCTCGACGCTGACCCAGATCCGCGAGCGAGTCGAACAGACCGACCGGGGCGTCGAGGAGATATCCGACGCCGTCGAGACGCAGGCGCACAACACCGAGCGGGTGTCGAGCGTCGTCGAGGAATCGTCGGCGCTCGCCGAGGAGATGAGCGCCTCGATTCAGCAGGTGTCCGCCAGCGTCGACGAGCAGTCGACGGCGATGGAACAGATATCGAACACGGCGCTCCGACTCAGCTCTCGCGGTGAGAGCCTCCACGAACTCGTCGACGCGTTCCGCGTCGACAGCGACGACTCCGCCGCGCTCGACGACCTGGCCGACGACATCGACGACCTGTCGGCCTGA
- a CDS encoding UbiA family prenyltransferase produces MYSSVYIALIAMTEVAIAMVLLSLPLNIAPVVVGLVTFAVYGGDRLADADTDAVSNPGQAAFMRRHGDVMYVLVAVSYALAVTLSVLGGPLAFALAMIPGVFWVLYATDWMPDTGLRVRRLKQVVVLNSAVVALAWAVTLTFLPLAFADAPVTPATLVVFGYFFLRSFVDTEIPNVRDVDADRQTDVATLPVVLGVRRTRHVLYGVDVGTLVLVGYAAVAGIVPLGLSTALVVGLLYSVGITTFVGRFEDEELLAKLPECEYVFVALTLFTALGA; encoded by the coding sequence GTGTACAGCTCCGTGTACATCGCGCTCATCGCGATGACGGAGGTCGCCATCGCCATGGTGCTGCTGTCGCTCCCACTGAACATCGCTCCGGTCGTGGTGGGTCTGGTCACCTTCGCGGTGTACGGTGGTGACCGTCTCGCCGACGCCGACACCGACGCGGTGTCGAACCCGGGACAGGCCGCGTTCATGCGCCGGCACGGGGACGTGATGTACGTCCTCGTGGCCGTGTCGTACGCGCTCGCGGTGACGCTCTCGGTCCTCGGCGGGCCGCTGGCGTTCGCGCTCGCGATGATTCCGGGCGTCTTCTGGGTGCTCTACGCGACCGACTGGATGCCCGACACCGGCCTGCGCGTCCGCCGGCTCAAGCAGGTCGTCGTCCTCAACTCGGCCGTCGTCGCCCTCGCGTGGGCGGTGACGCTGACCTTCCTCCCACTCGCGTTCGCCGACGCGCCCGTCACGCCCGCGACGCTCGTCGTCTTCGGGTACTTCTTCCTTCGGTCGTTCGTCGACACGGAGATTCCGAACGTCCGCGACGTCGACGCCGACCGACAGACCGACGTGGCGACGCTTCCCGTCGTCCTCGGCGTGCGCCGGACGCGACACGTGCTGTACGGCGTCGACGTGGGAACGCTCGTGCTCGTCGGCTACGCCGCCGTCGCGGGTATCGTTCCCCTCGGCCTCTCGACCGCACTCGTCGTGGGACTGCTGTACTCGGTCGGCATCACCACGTTCGTCGGCCGGTTCGAAGACGAGGAACTGCTGGCGAAGCTGCCGGAGTGTGAGTACGTGTTCGTCGCGCTGACGCTGTTCACGGCGCTCGGCGCCTGA
- the fdhF gene encoding formate dehydrogenase subunit alpha, which translates to MSTDESEPVKTICPYCGVGCGIQIAQDDEGEVSFRPWGDAPVNEGSICIKGGAATQSVNHEDRLTDPLIRGDDGELHEATWEEAYDLVVSEMERIRDDYSPQAMGFYGCSKAMNEENYLIQKLARHYGTNSVDTCTRMCHASTVYALKNSLGEGAMTNSMEDLEAAADVFWIQGANPGEQHPIANSQYFRQAVLEGATVIQVDPHANKTTRSFDISETDRHMHLQLEPGTDIPLLNVVIKTILENDWVDEEFVAERTEGFDHLKETLADFDKEEAAEQCGVPLEDIELAAEKYAMANNAAIFTGMGMSQHTCGVDNVQNEINLALITGNLGRPGTGVNPLRGQNNVQGASDVGAMPNVLPGYRDVSDPEVRADVEAVWGFEIPAEPGLTNVELSHEIGESIHGLYVMGENPAMSEPDTNRVEERLEEIEFLVVQDIFPTETTEYADVVLPATSWAERDGTVVNTDRRTQRMRGVDKVYPNTKDDLEILCDVGTRLFGDESFDFDGPEVVFEELRQVAPIFHGMTYDRLGEEGIHWPCYEPGDEGDSFLYADGFTTESGRGQIEGVRHQPPKEVPDEEYPLILTTGRIIEHYNTGTMSRRSDTLTRVEPENFVDVHPNDAATYGIEDGDYVTLKSRRGEIEVEARVTEDIKEGTVWTTPHFADAAGNRLTNDVLDERAKIPEYKAAAAEIEVSIDTDADADAPADD; encoded by the coding sequence ATGTCGACTGACGAGAGCGAGCCCGTCAAGACCATCTGTCCGTACTGTGGCGTCGGCTGTGGGATCCAGATCGCACAGGACGACGAGGGCGAGGTGAGCTTTCGGCCGTGGGGTGATGCCCCCGTCAACGAGGGGAGCATCTGTATCAAGGGCGGTGCCGCCACGCAGTCGGTCAACCACGAGGACCGGCTGACAGACCCGCTGATCCGCGGCGACGACGGCGAACTCCACGAGGCCACGTGGGAGGAGGCGTACGACCTCGTCGTCTCGGAGATGGAGCGAATCCGGGACGACTACAGCCCCCAGGCGATGGGGTTTTACGGCTGTTCGAAGGCGATGAACGAGGAGAACTACCTCATCCAGAAGCTCGCCCGTCACTACGGCACCAACAGCGTCGACACCTGCACCCGGATGTGTCACGCCTCGACGGTGTACGCGCTCAAGAACAGCCTCGGCGAGGGTGCGATGACCAACAGCATGGAGGACCTGGAGGCGGCCGCGGACGTGTTCTGGATCCAGGGCGCCAACCCCGGCGAGCAGCACCCCATCGCCAACAGCCAGTACTTCCGGCAGGCGGTGCTGGAGGGTGCGACGGTCATCCAGGTCGACCCACACGCCAACAAGACGACCCGGTCGTTCGATATAAGCGAGACCGACCGGCACATGCATCTCCAGCTCGAGCCGGGGACGGACATCCCGCTTTTGAACGTCGTCATCAAGACCATCCTGGAGAACGACTGGGTCGACGAGGAGTTCGTCGCCGAGCGGACGGAGGGGTTCGACCATCTGAAGGAGACGCTGGCGGACTTCGACAAGGAGGAGGCCGCCGAGCAGTGCGGCGTCCCGCTGGAGGACATCGAACTGGCCGCAGAGAAGTACGCGATGGCGAACAACGCCGCCATCTTCACCGGGATGGGGATGAGCCAGCACACCTGTGGGGTCGACAACGTCCAAAACGAGATCAACCTCGCGCTGATCACGGGCAACCTCGGCCGACCCGGGACGGGCGTCAACCCGCTCCGCGGACAGAACAACGTCCAGGGCGCCTCCGACGTCGGTGCGATGCCGAACGTCCTGCCCGGGTACCGTGACGTCTCCGACCCCGAGGTTCGCGCGGACGTCGAGGCGGTGTGGGGCTTCGAGATCCCCGCCGAGCCCGGCCTGACGAACGTCGAACTCTCCCACGAGATCGGCGAATCGATCCACGGCCTCTACGTCATGGGGGAGAACCCGGCCATGAGCGAGCCCGATACCAACCGCGTCGAGGAGCGCCTCGAGGAGATCGAGTTCCTGGTGGTCCAGGACATCTTCCCGACCGAGACGACCGAGTACGCCGACGTCGTCCTCCCGGCTACCTCGTGGGCCGAACGCGACGGGACGGTCGTCAACACCGACCGCCGCACACAGCGGATGCGCGGCGTCGACAAGGTGTACCCCAACACGAAAGACGACCTCGAGATCCTCTGTGACGTCGGTACCCGTCTGTTCGGCGACGAGAGCTTCGACTTCGACGGCCCAGAGGTGGTGTTCGAGGAACTCCGCCAGGTCGCCCCCATCTTCCACGGCATGACCTACGACCGGCTGGGTGAGGAAGGCATCCACTGGCCCTGTTACGAGCCCGGCGACGAGGGTGACTCCTTCCTCTACGCGGACGGCTTCACGACCGAGAGCGGCCGCGGGCAGATCGAAGGCGTGCGCCATCAGCCGCCGAAGGAAGTCCCCGACGAGGAGTACCCACTCATCCTCACCACGGGCCGCATCATCGAACACTACAACACGGGGACGATGAGCCGCCGGTCCGACACGCTCACCCGCGTCGAGCCGGAGAACTTCGTCGACGTCCATCCGAACGACGCCGCGACGTACGGCATCGAGGACGGCGACTACGTGACGCTCAAATCCCGGCGCGGCGAGATCGAGGTGGAGGCGCGCGTCACCGAGGACATCAAGGAGGGGACGGTGTGGACGACCCCGCACTTCGCCGATGCCGCGGGCAACCGTCTCACGAACGACGTGCTGGACGAGCGGGCGAAGATTCCCGAGTACAAGGCTGCGGCCGCCGAGATAGAGGTCAGTATCGACACCGACGCCGACGCCGACGCGCCCGCCGACGACTGA
- a CDS encoding nucleotide-binding protein has product MVEAFAVASGKGGTGKTTSTLALGMALAESYDVTVVDADTGMANLLFHAGLDDVEVTLHDLLLDETGTDVAEATYDRFGMRVVPCGTSLGAFERADPTRLREVVADLAADADVLLLDSPAALDSKSAILPIVLADRIVVVLQPTIPALSDGLKAQEYARSYGTETAGTVFNRVRDDEETEAIARQAERYFGGETLAMVPESDLVRAARRAGEPLLAHAPDSAAATAYREAARRLDVRPGDSEAVADRFRSAVIPERP; this is encoded by the coding sequence ATGGTAGAGGCCTTCGCCGTCGCCAGCGGGAAGGGGGGAACCGGGAAGACGACGAGCACCCTCGCACTCGGGATGGCACTCGCGGAGAGCTACGACGTCACCGTGGTCGATGCGGACACGGGGATGGCGAACCTGCTGTTTCACGCGGGCCTCGACGACGTCGAGGTCACCTTACACGACCTTCTCCTCGACGAAACCGGGACCGACGTCGCGGAGGCGACTTACGACCGGTTCGGGATGCGCGTCGTCCCCTGTGGGACGAGCCTCGGGGCGTTCGAGCGGGCGGACCCCACTCGTCTCCGGGAGGTCGTCGCCGACCTCGCCGCCGACGCGGACGTCCTGCTCCTCGATTCGCCGGCGGCGCTCGACTCGAAGTCGGCCATCCTCCCCATCGTGCTCGCCGACCGGATCGTCGTCGTCCTCCAGCCCACGATTCCGGCGCTCTCGGACGGACTCAAGGCCCAGGAGTACGCCCGGTCGTACGGGACGGAGACGGCGGGGACGGTCTTCAATCGCGTGCGCGACGACGAGGAGACCGAGGCCATCGCCCGGCAGGCCGAGCGGTACTTCGGCGGCGAGACGCTCGCGATGGTGCCCGAGAGCGACCTCGTGCGGGCGGCCCGTCGCGCCGGCGAACCGCTCTTGGCGCACGCGCCCGACTCCGCGGCGGCGACAGCGTACCGGGAGGCCGCCCGCCGACTCGACGTCCGACCGGGTGACAGTGAGGCCGTCGCCGACCGATTCCGGAGCGCCGTCATCCCCGAGCGCCCATGA
- a CDS encoding helix-turn-helix domain-containing protein: MSDSEPARPPYTALASAVRGGYYDIRRRISTQDLADESGISDRAVTERPRRGIASLVAHTLLPADAVDSASRSPG; this comes from the coding sequence GTGAGCGACTCTGAGCCGGCTCGACCGCCGTACACGGCACTCGCGAGCGCGGTACGCGGCGGCTACTACGACATCCGCCGCCGGATATCGACGCAGGACCTCGCCGACGAGTCCGGCATCTCCGACCGGGCGGTCACCGAGCGACCCCGTCGCGGCATCGCCAGCCTCGTCGCGCACACCCTCTTGCCGGCGGACGCGGTCGACTCCGCGTCTCGGTCCCCGGGCTGA